A portion of the Trachemys scripta elegans isolate TJP31775 chromosome 9, CAS_Tse_1.0, whole genome shotgun sequence genome contains these proteins:
- the CLCN2 gene encoding chloride channel protein 2 isoform X2, translating to MAADGMEARALQYEQTLMYGRYTQDLGAFAKEEAARIRLQQERWKAFPKERARGPKLLEYDQSRCARCRICTVRCQKFLISKVGEDWIFLILLGLVMALVSWAMDFAIATCLQAQKWMYGGLDTNIFLQYMAWVTYPVVLITFSAGFTQILAPQAVGSGIPEMKTILRGVVLKEYLTLKTFVAKVIGLTCALGSGMPLGKEGPFVHIASMCAALLSKFLSLFGGIYENESRNIEMLAAACAVGVGCCFAAPIGGVLFSIEVTSTFFAVRNYWRGFFAATFSAFIFRVLAVWNKDEETITALFKTRFRLDFPFDLQELPAFAVIGIASGFGGALFVYLNRKIVQFMRKQKTINRFLMKKRLLFPALVTLLISTLTFPPGFGQFMAGQLSQKDTLVTLFDNRTWAKQGLAEEFEYVGISEAWKHPHANVFVTLVVFILMKFWMSALATTIPVPCGTFMPVFVIGAAFGRLVGESMAAWFPDGIHADSNTYRIVPGGYAVVGAAALSGAVTHTVSTAVIVFELTGQISHILPVMIAVILANAVAQSLQPSLYDSIIRIKKLPYLPELGWGHQEKYNVRVEDIMVRDVRYVTLNCKYRDLQEVLYSTKLKSLALVESAESMILLGSIERAQVAALLSGQLGYQRRLQYMQERAQAGRNSVAEKPQDEAGHKASDTGVRFQISTEESSSAPPHGESRKPLKPALKRSPSSLVESPTAGSPDHSGIALKSLFCASTATEPAEDQYELPGEMSPSELVAWEEQQLDQPVNFNNSKIDPAPFQLVERTSLHKTHTIFSLLGVDHAYVTSIGRLIGMVSLKELRKAIEGSVTAKGVKVRPPLASFRDSTASSSETETTDIQQLWDRRQRLSIPRESSPSETDDKCQ from the exons TCTGCACCGTGCGATGCCAGAAGTTCCTCATCTCCAAGGTGGGCGAGGACTGGATCTTCCTCATCCTGCTGGGGCTGGTCATGGCGCTGGTGAGCTGGGCCATGGACTTCGCCATAGCCACCTGCCTGCAAG CCCAGAAGTGGATGTACGGGGGCTTGGACACCAACATCTTCCTGCAGTACATGGCCTGGGTCACCTACCCCGTGGTGCTCATCACCTTCTCGGCCGGCTTCACCCAGATCCTGGCCCCGCAGGCCGTGG gcTCAGGCATCCCCGAGATGAAGACCATTCTCCGAGGTGTGGTGCTGAAGGAGTATCTCACCCTCAAAACCTTCGTGGCCAAGGTCATCGGCCTGACCTGTGCGCTGGGCAGCGGGATGCCCCTGGGCAAGGAG GGGCCCTTTGTCCACATTGCCAGCATGTGCGCCGCCCTGCTCAGcaaattcctctccctctttggaGGCATCTACGAG AACGAGTCCCGCAATATCGAGATGCTGGCGGCTGCCTGTGCCGTGGGCGTCGGCTGCTGCTTTGCTGCCCCCATTGGAG gcGTCCTCTTCAGCATCGAGGTCACGTCCACCTTCTTTGCCGTCCGCAATTATTGGCGTGGCTTCTTCGCCGCCACCTTCAGTGCCTTCATCTTCCGCGTGCTCGCCGTGTGGAACAAGGACGAAG agacCATCACGGCTCTGTTCAAAACCCGCTTCCGGCTGGACTTCCCCTTCGACCTGCAGGAGCTGCCCGCCTTCGCTGTCATCGG gattgCCAGTGGCTTCGGAGGGGCACTCTTCGTCTACCTCAACCGCAAGATCGTCCAGTTCATGCGCAAGCAGAAGACCATCAACCGCTTCCTGATGAAGAA GCGCCTGCTTTTCCCCGCGCTGGTCACTCTGCTCATCTCCACGCTCACCTTCCCGCCTGGCTTCGGACAGTTCATGGCCGGCCAG ctcagccagaAGGATACCCTGGTGACCCTGTTTGACAACCGCACCTGGGCCAAGCAGGGCCTGGCCGAGGAGTTCGAGTACGTTGGCATCTCTGAGGCCTGGAAACACCCGCATGCCAATGTCTTCGTCACCCTGGTGGTTTTCATCCTCATGAAG TTCTGGATGTCAGCCCTGGCCACCACCATCCCAGTGCCTTGCGGAACCTTCATGCCCGTCTTTGTCATTG GGGCGGCCTTCGggcggctggtcggggagagcatGGCGGCCTGGTTCCCGGATGGCATCCACGCCGACAGCAACACCTACCGCATTGTGCCTGGGGGCTACGCCGTGGTAG GAGCGGCTGCACTCTCCGGCGCTGTGACCCACACGGTCTCCACCGCCGTGATCGTCTTTGAGCTGACGGGccagatctcccacatcctgcCGGTGATGATCGCCGTCATCCTGGCCAACGCCGtggcccagagcctgcagccctcaCTCTACGACAGCATCATCCGCATCAAGAAGCTGCCGTACCTGCCCGAGCTGGGCTGGGGACACCAGGA GAAGTACAACGTGCGGGTGGAGGACATCATGGTGCGGGACGTGCGTTACGTCACCCTGAACTGCAAGTACCGCGacctgcaggaggtgctgtacAGCACCAAGCTGAAGAGCCTGGCGCTGGTGGAGTCAGCTG AGTCCATGATCCTGCTGGGCTCCATCGAGCGGGCCCAGGTGGCGGCGCTGCTGAGCGGCCAGTTGGGCTATCAGCGCCGCCTGCAGTACATGCAGGAGAGGGCACAGGCTGGGAGGAACAGCGTCGCCGAGAAGCCCCAGGACGAGGCTGGCCACAAGGCCTCCGACACGGGTGTGCGGTTCCAG ATCAGCACGGAGGAATCGTCATCGGCCCCGCCACACGGAGAGTCCCGCAAGCCCCTGAAGCCGGCGCTCAAGCGAAGTCCCAGCAGCTTGGTGGAGAGCCCCACAG CCGGGAGCCCAGATCACTCAGGCATTGCCCTCAAGAGCCTCTTCTGCGCCAGCACCGCCACGGAGCCCGCTGAG GACCAGTACGAGCTGCCTGGCGAGATGAGCCCCTCCGAG CTCGTGGcgtgggaagagcagcagctggacCAGCCCGTGAACTTCAACAACAGCAAGATCGACCCTGCTCCCTTCCAGCTGGTGGAGCGCACCTCCCTGCACAAg ACTCACACCATCTTCTCGCTCCTGGGCGTGGACCACGCGTATGTGACCAGCATTGGGCGCCTCATTGGCATGGTGTCCCTCAAAGAG CTGCGCAAGGCCATCGAGGGGTCAGTCACTGCCAAGGGCGTGAAGGTCCGCCCGCCCCTGGCCAGCTTCCGGGAcagcaccgccagcagcagcgagaCGGAGACCACGGACATCCAGCAGCTGTGGGACCGGCGCCAGCGCCTCTCCATCCCCCGCGAGTCCAGCCCCTCTGAGACGGACGACAAGTGCCAGTGA
- the CLCN2 gene encoding chloride channel protein 2 isoform X1 — protein sequence MAADGMEARALQYEQTLMYGRYTQDLGAFAKEEAARIRLQQERWKAFPKERARGPKLLEYDQSRCARCRICTVRCQKFLISKVGEDWIFLILLGLVMALVSWAMDFAIATCLQAQKWMYGGLDTNIFLQYMAWVTYPVVLITFSAGFTQILAPQAVGSGIPEMKTILRGVVLKEYLTLKTFVAKVIGLTCALGSGMPLGKEGPFVHIASMCAALLSKFLSLFGGIYENESRNIEMLAAACAVGVGCCFAAPIGGVLFSIEVTSTFFAVRNYWRGFFAATFSAFIFRVLAVWNKDEETITALFKTRFRLDFPFDLQELPAFAVIGIASGFGGALFVYLNRKIVQFMRKQKTINRFLMKKRLLFPALVTLLISTLTFPPGFGQFMAGQLSQKDTLVTLFDNRTWAKQGLAEEFEYVGISEAWKHPHANVFVTLVVFILMKFWMSALATTIPVPCGTFMPVFVIGAAFGRLVGESMAAWFPDGIHADSNTYRIVPGGYAVVGAAALSGAVTHTVSTAVIVFELTGQISHILPVMIAVILANAVAQSLQPSLYDSIIRIKKLPYLPELGWGHQEKYNVRVEDIMVRDVRYVTLNCKYRDLQEVLYSTKLKSLALVESAESMILLGSIERAQVAALLSGQLGYQRRLQYMQERAQAGRNSVAEKPQDEAGHKASDTGVRFQISTEESSSAPPHGESRKPLKPALKRSPSSLVESPTAGSPDHSGIALKSLFCASTATEPAEAENSAPPEKRKSKRVRISVADQYELPGEMSPSELVAWEEQQLDQPVNFNNSKIDPAPFQLVERTSLHKTHTIFSLLGVDHAYVTSIGRLIGMVSLKELRKAIEGSVTAKGVKVRPPLASFRDSTASSSETETTDIQQLWDRRQRLSIPRESSPSETDDKCQ from the exons TCTGCACCGTGCGATGCCAGAAGTTCCTCATCTCCAAGGTGGGCGAGGACTGGATCTTCCTCATCCTGCTGGGGCTGGTCATGGCGCTGGTGAGCTGGGCCATGGACTTCGCCATAGCCACCTGCCTGCAAG CCCAGAAGTGGATGTACGGGGGCTTGGACACCAACATCTTCCTGCAGTACATGGCCTGGGTCACCTACCCCGTGGTGCTCATCACCTTCTCGGCCGGCTTCACCCAGATCCTGGCCCCGCAGGCCGTGG gcTCAGGCATCCCCGAGATGAAGACCATTCTCCGAGGTGTGGTGCTGAAGGAGTATCTCACCCTCAAAACCTTCGTGGCCAAGGTCATCGGCCTGACCTGTGCGCTGGGCAGCGGGATGCCCCTGGGCAAGGAG GGGCCCTTTGTCCACATTGCCAGCATGTGCGCCGCCCTGCTCAGcaaattcctctccctctttggaGGCATCTACGAG AACGAGTCCCGCAATATCGAGATGCTGGCGGCTGCCTGTGCCGTGGGCGTCGGCTGCTGCTTTGCTGCCCCCATTGGAG gcGTCCTCTTCAGCATCGAGGTCACGTCCACCTTCTTTGCCGTCCGCAATTATTGGCGTGGCTTCTTCGCCGCCACCTTCAGTGCCTTCATCTTCCGCGTGCTCGCCGTGTGGAACAAGGACGAAG agacCATCACGGCTCTGTTCAAAACCCGCTTCCGGCTGGACTTCCCCTTCGACCTGCAGGAGCTGCCCGCCTTCGCTGTCATCGG gattgCCAGTGGCTTCGGAGGGGCACTCTTCGTCTACCTCAACCGCAAGATCGTCCAGTTCATGCGCAAGCAGAAGACCATCAACCGCTTCCTGATGAAGAA GCGCCTGCTTTTCCCCGCGCTGGTCACTCTGCTCATCTCCACGCTCACCTTCCCGCCTGGCTTCGGACAGTTCATGGCCGGCCAG ctcagccagaAGGATACCCTGGTGACCCTGTTTGACAACCGCACCTGGGCCAAGCAGGGCCTGGCCGAGGAGTTCGAGTACGTTGGCATCTCTGAGGCCTGGAAACACCCGCATGCCAATGTCTTCGTCACCCTGGTGGTTTTCATCCTCATGAAG TTCTGGATGTCAGCCCTGGCCACCACCATCCCAGTGCCTTGCGGAACCTTCATGCCCGTCTTTGTCATTG GGGCGGCCTTCGggcggctggtcggggagagcatGGCGGCCTGGTTCCCGGATGGCATCCACGCCGACAGCAACACCTACCGCATTGTGCCTGGGGGCTACGCCGTGGTAG GAGCGGCTGCACTCTCCGGCGCTGTGACCCACACGGTCTCCACCGCCGTGATCGTCTTTGAGCTGACGGGccagatctcccacatcctgcCGGTGATGATCGCCGTCATCCTGGCCAACGCCGtggcccagagcctgcagccctcaCTCTACGACAGCATCATCCGCATCAAGAAGCTGCCGTACCTGCCCGAGCTGGGCTGGGGACACCAGGA GAAGTACAACGTGCGGGTGGAGGACATCATGGTGCGGGACGTGCGTTACGTCACCCTGAACTGCAAGTACCGCGacctgcaggaggtgctgtacAGCACCAAGCTGAAGAGCCTGGCGCTGGTGGAGTCAGCTG AGTCCATGATCCTGCTGGGCTCCATCGAGCGGGCCCAGGTGGCGGCGCTGCTGAGCGGCCAGTTGGGCTATCAGCGCCGCCTGCAGTACATGCAGGAGAGGGCACAGGCTGGGAGGAACAGCGTCGCCGAGAAGCCCCAGGACGAGGCTGGCCACAAGGCCTCCGACACGGGTGTGCGGTTCCAG ATCAGCACGGAGGAATCGTCATCGGCCCCGCCACACGGAGAGTCCCGCAAGCCCCTGAAGCCGGCGCTCAAGCGAAGTCCCAGCAGCTTGGTGGAGAGCCCCACAG CCGGGAGCCCAGATCACTCAGGCATTGCCCTCAAGAGCCTCTTCTGCGCCAGCACCGCCACGGAGCCCGCTGAG GCTGAGAATTCAGCACCGCCCGAAAAGCGCAAGTCGAAGCGCGTCCGCATTTCCGTCGCG GACCAGTACGAGCTGCCTGGCGAGATGAGCCCCTCCGAG CTCGTGGcgtgggaagagcagcagctggacCAGCCCGTGAACTTCAACAACAGCAAGATCGACCCTGCTCCCTTCCAGCTGGTGGAGCGCACCTCCCTGCACAAg ACTCACACCATCTTCTCGCTCCTGGGCGTGGACCACGCGTATGTGACCAGCATTGGGCGCCTCATTGGCATGGTGTCCCTCAAAGAG CTGCGCAAGGCCATCGAGGGGTCAGTCACTGCCAAGGGCGTGAAGGTCCGCCCGCCCCTGGCCAGCTTCCGGGAcagcaccgccagcagcagcgagaCGGAGACCACGGACATCCAGCAGCTGTGGGACCGGCGCCAGCGCCTCTCCATCCCCCGCGAGTCCAGCCCCTCTGAGACGGACGACAAGTGCCAGTGA